The sequence ATTCAGCTCAAGGCAGATACGCATTAGGTGATACAGTAGTAGCTGGTGAAGATTCAATCACAGTTGATGGCAAAGAAATTAAAATCTATGCAAAACCAAACCCTGAAGAATTACCTTGGGGCGAATTAAACGTAGATGTAGTACTTGAATGTACTGGTTTCTTCGCTTCTAAAGACAAAGCAGCAGCTCACATTAAAGCAGGCGCTAAAAAAGTTGTTATCTCAGCTCCAGCTGGTAACGACCTTCCAACAGTAGTATTCAATGTTAACCATGAAGTGTTAAAAGCTAGCGATACAGTTATTTCCGCAGCTTCTTGCACAACTAACTGTTTAGCTCCAATGGCGCAAGCTCTTAACGACTTAGCTAAAATCAAAAGTGGTATCATGTCAACAATTCATGCTTACACTGGCGACCAAATGGTTCTTGATGGCCCTCAAAGAAAAGGTGACTTAAGAAGATCCCGTGCGGCTGCAGTTAATATCGTTCCTAACTCCACTGGTGCTGCAAAAGCTATCGGTTTAGTTATTCCTGAATTAAATGGTAAATTAATTGGTTCTGCACAACGTGTTCCAACTCCAACTGGTTCAACTACTATCTTAGTTGCTGTTGTAGAAGGTACTGTTACTAAAGATCAAGTTAATGCTGCTATGAAAGCTGCTGCTAACGAATCTTTCGGTTACACTGAAGAAGAATTAGTATC comes from Negativicutes bacterium and encodes:
- the gap gene encoding type I glyceraldehyde-3-phosphate dehydrogenase, giving the protein MAVKVAINGFGRIGRLAFRQMFGAEGYEIVAINDLTSPTMLAHLLKYDSAQGRYALGDTVVAGEDSITVDGKEIKIYAKPNPEELPWGELNVDVVLECTGFFASKDKAAAHIKAGAKKVVISAPAGNDLPTVVFNVNHEVLKASDTVISAASCTTNCLAPMAQALNDLAKIKSGIMSTIHAYTGDQMVLDGPQRKGDLRRSRAAAVNIVPNSTGAAKAIGLVIPELNGKLIGSAQRVPTPTGSTTILVAVVEGTVTKDQVNAAMKAAANESFGYTEEELVSSDIIGIKFGSLFDATQTMVSPMDNGCTQVQVVSWYDNENSYTSQMVRTIKYFAELA